CCGTTGCCATTTGCATCCCGACGAGTGTTGCCACGTTCAGCTTCCGCAGTTCCTGCGTCAGGGAATTCCAGAGGGACAAAGTCAGTGGAGCCGGatccttccctccccatcccacaggcACCTGGCACCCATTTGATCAAGTGGCAACTTGTCCTCCGACCGTGAAACAGGGCAAGGAGAAACGCATCCACGTCCTCAGCGTGGAAGGGAACTTCCCTCCGGGGTGTGAAATGCCCCCTCCAGGGCCGCGGGCTCCGCTCTGCGGGCAGCGGGGTTCTGTCTGGCTCCAGGGCTGGGCCACACTGGGCTGTCTAGACCCACCTCCCGAATAAAGGAGTTGCAGGACTCGGTAGCAGTTTCCTCATCGGTTGTAAATAATTGCTAACATGTCTTATCAACAGCTGGGATCATCAATCAGCGACTAAACGACTGCAAATTTGTCCCGCAGTTGCAATTTCCACACAATGAGCAAACCTTTCCAGAAGTCGACGGCCGGTTACCGAGCCCTTACGCGGCCGTTTCCCACCAGCGCCCCGTTTACAGCGCCTCTCCCCCGTGCCCCGTCCCCCGGCAGGCACGGGGATGGGGGGGCCCTTCGCAGGGCGCGTCCCTGAGCTTTGCCTCCCAGGACCCCCgagctgcttcccagctccctccccagcctgcgcCGACACCCGAAAAAACCCGGAGCAGCAAAACCCGGGCCGAAGATGCCACCTGCTGGAAGCGGGGCTGGTGCCACGGGCTGCTGGGCACCCCGCcgcccccaaaccccaccaccCAGAAACCCCCAAACCCGCCACCCCGCCGCCCTCAAACTCCAAAACCCCGCGACCCGCCACCCTCAAACCCCGCAGCCCCACAACCCTGCCACCCTCAAACCCCGCAGACCTCAACCCCAAAACCCTGTAGCCTCGCCACCCTCAAACCCCACCACCCagaaaccccaaaaccacaccGCCctcaaacccccaaaccccaccaccTAGAAACCCTCCAAACCCCGCCACCCCACCGCCctcaaaccccaaaaccccgcAGCCCCACAACCCTGCCACCCTCAAACCCCGCAGACCTCAAACCCCAAAACCCTGTAGCCTCGCCGCCctcaaaccccaaaccccaccaccagaaacccccaaaccctgccACCCAGAAACCCCCAAACCCCGCCACCCCACCGCCctcaaaccccaaaaccccatcACCCAGAAACCCCAAACCCCGCCACCCccaacccccaaaccccaccaccCCATTGCCCTCAAACCCAAAACCCCGCAGCCCCACAACCCTCAAACCCCCAAATCCCACAGCCCCACCACACAGAAACCCCAtcaccccacagccctgccaccctcaaaccccaaaaccccacagcctcgcaaccccaaaaccccagctCCGTGGTGCTGCAGCGCTGGCCCCCGGTGCCAGGGACCCCAGTGAGGACGCTGTGGACCCCCAAAAGCCGCAGCCTCGGGAACAGGCCAGGCTTGAAGCGAGCCCTGCGTGGGATTTTGAGCACGCTTCCAAGCAGGCAGGGCCGTGCCTGGGCCCCCGGCTCATTTCTGAGTCCCCCCAAGGGAACGaccctgaaaaataaaagacttcaTCTgccacccccccaaaacctctcCAGCACCTGCCGACATCCCCGGGGAGAACCGAGGGCAAACACCCCACTTGAGACGTTTCTgctaaaatgaaacattcacGGTCCTTTGTGGCTATTGCAACTTTAAGCGGGATTTTCACTGGAAAgccactttttcttcatttttgggGGGCTCaatctctcctcttttttccccctcctctaaAAGAAATCATTCAACTTTTGAGCTGCAATCTTAAAAGGCCCTTCCCACAatcctattaaaaaataaggggggggggaaaaagcgCAGGAATGAGAACAAACCCAAGGACAGACTGGGCAGGTCTCTGCAGCCCTCTCCCGCTCTTCCTCACCAGGaactccctcctcctcctcttccccactcAGCCTTCCTCATGTCTCCATCCCCATAGGCCTGCTTTAACCAAGCTGTGGGGTGCCTGGAAGACTCAGGCAGCTCTCCAGACCTCCAAACCCGGTGTACGGTGGGCTCACAGCCCTAAGGGAATAGAAGAGGGGCCGGGGGCGAGGGCCGGGGGCCGGTGGCCCCGGGACGGGGGGACGGGGCCACCGGCCCCCGGCCCTCGCCCCCGGCCTCATAGACTGACAGCAGCCCCGCCCGCCCTCCTTATAAACCCTAAGCCCCGCCCTCTTCTCTAAGTCCCGCCCTCGTCCCCGCCTCCCCGGGGCGCTTCGCCCCGCCCCTTCCTTTCCGCGTTTCTGCCGCCTGCGCCCTTTGCTTGTCCCCGCTCGGCCGCCGTCGTCCTCCGCCGCGCGTCGctgggcggggcgggggtgaGGCGGTgaagggaaagggggggggggggttgtagGAAGATGGCGGAGGCTTCACCGCAGCCGGGACGGTtcttctgccactgctgctcGGCCGAGATCGCCCCGCGCTTGCCCGTGAGCGGGGGTGGGGGCCTGACCGCTGTCCGGTGCGGGGTGGGGAACCggagggggggggtgtgggCCAGGGCAGGTGGGGCCCCGGCGGGTCGGGCACGTGGGGGTGAGGCCTGAGGGGGGGCCTGAGGAGGGGGGGCCGGGTCCTCAGGgtgaggagggctggggagggggctcgggggggggggccgtTAGGAGGGGGGGTGAGGGCCCTGTGGGGTGGGCGGTTCTGCGTGTGGCAGTTGGGGTTCGGAGGGGGGGGCGTtaggaggggctggggggggggggggctccgcAGCGAGGAAATgggggtgctgggagctgcGTGGGGGAAACGGGGCCGAGGGGAAGCAGCCGGTGGAGGCAGCTCCGGGTGtggcgggggcggcgcggcgggagggggcCCCTCCGCCCTCCTCGGCCTGGTGCGGGGGCGGCccgggcggagggggggggggtgtgcggAGGGGGCCAGGGCGGCTGTCGGTGGGGCCGGGGTGGTTCGTGTGCTCCAGCCGTGCTgtgaggggagggggagcccCCGAGCAGCCCTGCCTCGCAGCGGGTTTGAGGGCGGTGGTCCcgagcggcagcagcagcccttccccggcccagccccgggctttcctcaccccccccccccccccctccagccgGCTGAAAGGATGTGACACCCCCCAGTCCGGACAGTGTGACACTGCCCTGCGTGGTGTGACACCCCCATTTACAGTGTGACACACCCCCCGGGCAGTGCGAGACCCCCCCCTTTACAGTGTGACACCCCCCTGGGCTCAGGCACCGTTACCCCACTGCTTTGTCCGGAGTGAACTGAAGCTCCCTGGGGTAACGAGggggtttcttttttgtctctttcagtAGGATTTAAATGAGCATGAGAAAAGCTTCACGGGTGGTAATATCTGAGACGTAGGCAAGTGCACAAATGATACGCACGCACTGTTTCCACTCGCTAATGCAGAAGTGCTTTGTAGTCTCGGTGCAGCGCGTGAGCAGACGTGCTTTAATCACTGAGTAAAACCCCTGCTTGTAAGGAGTCATATTTTCCTGGTGTGGGTAGAAAAGGAGCGTTGGCTGTTGGAAAGGAGCTGGCTAAAACATTGTGGTGGGTCACGgctacatttttctgttgatcGCCCGCCAAATGTTGCGAGATGTTAAATTCAATTCAGAGGATCCTGCCCGTCTCTGTTTGTCCTGAAACTTTTCACAGCGTCTTGCCAGAATAAGGCGTTGCTTTTTGTTAACGtttattgaattttaaaagtcaccCGATTGTGAGCATAGGTGTCACTCTGTTGTGGTTGATTAGACTTCGCCGTCAGTTTGGTTTTGTGACGTGCTGTTTGTCCGTTCGCCCTCTCCGTCAGCCTTACAGGTTAGGCGAGGGTAGGCCTTGCTGGTAAATCTCACGGCTTGTATTTAAGTGTGAGGACAAAACTCTTGATAATGCTCCTGCTAAATACATAGACGGGCTGGAGAAAGTGGCTCAGGAGCTGAAGGTTGTAACCTAGAAATATCAGtcgttggtttttttttgtttaaacaccCTGTGCTGGGCTTGTGCCAGCAGAGCACATCTGGCAGTGAACACACTGAACCGTAGTAGGGAGCAGACAGCTGCTTTTGTTGATTCAGGTCTAGTTAATTGCTAGTTAATGAACTTGTTTTGGGGGTCCGAGTTCATTCGGTTTCACTTACTGTTTGCAGACCGAGCCACTGCAGATACCATAGCATATGCTGCAAAAGGAGTGATTCAAACAGCCTGAGAAACAACAAACTTTGACATTTGTGCTGTTCCAGCTGCAGAGGAATTTGCTGATCCCTGTGTTCAGAGTTGTCTGTAAGCACGCACACAAAAAAGCCTCCCTTAAATAGGAGAGTTGAGAGGAGTAAGTTGCTCACCGCTCTTGAGCGTGGCTACCGTGATAATTTACCCCAGTGGCGTACTGGTGGAACGTAAAACAGGGAGGGGGTATTTCAAAGGCAGAGGCAATTGATCTGATTTTCTGTGATCAACGCAGGAGCTCCCGTGTGCTGGTAACCAACTTTGAGAAGAGTTTGGATGGTGTAGAAATGTTCTTGAAATCAAATATTGTGTAAATTGCATAGACCCACTTATTTCACAATCGCAAATCTAGAGAGTCCTGCGCGGAAGAGGGAGCAGCAACTTCTCTTGAGTCTGTTTCTAGGTCTTGGTGTTTGCTGCTTCCTTATCttgctgggcaggcaggggagcgtCGAGTGGATCGCCGGCgttgctgccttctgcttggGCCTTATCAGGTTTTTCTGCGGTGGCTGGAGGAGCGATCCCAGATGTCTTATCAGAGCAAACTCACGTGGCTAGCATCCTCTCTTTTGGGGAATCCATTGACTTTGTTTAAGGGCCTGTGCCAATTCGAACGTAGCAGTAGTAAGGGGAAGTAGCATTATTATTAGAAGCTCTTAAATTTCTTCCATGCTGAGCCTGGCTTTGCCAGCGCGGGGTTTTGAGCGGCTGTGTTTGCCTGCGGTGGCTGTTCCGCCTCAGCCATGGTTGGGGTTAGGTACAGGGTCTGTCGCTTCCTCTTCTGACTTGGCGGTGCTGCGTGGCGCTGCTTCTTCTTGAGCGCTGAAAAGTGAAGTAATTTCCTTTCAGGATCTTAAGTGTTCCGGGCTGCTGCTCGCTATGACAGTATGGTCATGGAGTATAAATTCTTCACTAGCACCAGGAATTGTGAGGAAAAGTGACTGTCGCAAACTCCTGAGGAATCCTGCTTCTGCACACACGGGCTGTTTATTCCAGCATATTCAGTCTTCAGTGTTAAAGGCTACAAGGGTGGCAGTAGCTTTCTGTGACGAGCGTTGAGCGTGGGAGTGTAAAATTCTGGTATTGTGTGTTGCAGAATGACCCTCTTGTGTCTCCTTGACCTCTGTGTGGTGTGAACCCCAGACTACATTAGTAACAGCTTTCCATTCAGCCCTTCCTAAGTGACAGTGACACTGCGATTAGCCCATGCTGCCATTCCCTCCCTGTTTCTTTCATTAGGACAGTTTGGCCCCTTgaggggggcaggggaaggccCCCAAAGCACGCAGCTATCTCAAAACTAGTGTTTGAGTGCTGCTCTTCTGGGAAGGCCGGTGGTTTTGCTTTCACTTCACCCAGAACTACATCAGATGTTGTCTAATGCTTTGTCTCTACTGGGGATTAATTAGTGTTATCCAAATCTTTTCTAAAGCCAAGTGCCAAACAGGCTCAGGCTTAACAATTTGCCTCACTAGTCTGGTGAAGGCAAATATCAGTGGTTTGGGGTCTTTTTGTCTCTGTAATCGTGGCATGCGTTTAGGATGATGGGCTGCAGGATGCTTCTCTTCTACCCCATCACACTGAAGTCATTCTTTGCAGCTTTTACATaccactttcttttctcattcagtATTTCTTCTCCCGTAGGACTATATTTGCCCACGGTGTGAATCTGGTTTTATTGAAGAACTTCCTGAAGAGCCAAGGTAATGCGCTGTCCCAAAGGCTGTTGTTGGAATGAACTCAGtctgctttgctcttttcctttttctaggtAAAAGGCAATGTTGGATACTGAATACACCATTTTTACTACTTCTGCCCAATATTTGGCTCATCTTTCCTCACTATGGGTAGAGAGTACTTAATTTGCATAGTTTGCATCTACAGGTAAATCAGCCATGGGAATGCTGAGCGTCATATGTTGCTGGTAAAGGGCGGGGGAGGAATGGGTTGatttaaaaccaacaaaaaaagtggTAGAGAGGCTTTCCCCATGGCATGTGGTAGCTCTGAACTGGTTTGAGTCATCAGGCTAGAGATAACCCTCCGAGAGAGGAATCTGCGGCATGGAGAGTGTACGTATGCTTCGGTGTATAATTTAATAACTTAATTTAGAGTACGAACGGCGAAACATTTTGACTGAGACTTTGGACTCTGCACTGGAGCAGCTGAGATCTGCATTCACGTGCTTTACTGCTGACTCAGTAGCGGGACTGCTCTCTGGCAGTGTCAGAACAGGCAAGAGTCGGAGAAATGTCTTAAAATGTTTCGGACACGTTTGCCGGACCTTGGCTGTGACTGGCCTCGGGACAGGCAGCatgcaggcaggctggcaggcGTTCGGTGCAGGGGCATGCCGAGCTGCGCAGGGGGTGTGCCAGACGCGTGTTGCTGCCTGCTGAGAGAGGTGGTCTTTACAGACTGAGGTTTCTGTACTGACAAGGTGACGTTAGGTCTGACTACACCAACCTTAGAGGCTGAAAATCAATCCCGGTTAATCCTAACTGTATTGGTGATTTGCTGTGACCTTGGAAGAGTTGCGTAATCGCTGAACCTTAGGTTTTTGGTACCATGAATGTCGAAGCGTAGACCTGGATACTGAGCCGTAGATGTTCCTGCAGCTCTCTAGAAGCAGAAGCCTAACAGCATTAAGAGTTTTCCTAATAATCTGTCCCATTTGGTCACATGCCTCTGCAGTAGAGAAGTTCCTTTGATTCAAGATTAGACTTAAGCGTGTTTGGGTCATAGCGACCAGGGTTTGTACCTTAAGTCTTCTCTTCCCGGTGCTCCAGAGGATTAGCTGATTTGTTTGAGGTGGATTGCGCAGGGAATCCTTGCTTGACATCGTGGTTCGGTCACCTCTCTGTAGCTTCGTGAAATCAGAATCTTAAAAGGGTAGGGAGAGATGGGTGAAGATGTGGGAAAACGAAGGttgcagggagggaaaaatgaaaattgataTGGACAATGAGAAAATCAGCAGCTGAGGGCGGACTGGTTTCTGTATGGAGCCGCCCCTGCCCTGGGGTGGAAGGGAAGGTGAGCAGACCTCTGAGGTCCCTTCGAGCTCTGGCTCTGCGCAAAAATGAATCGGTCGCTTTCTGTGCGCTGTTACCGAGCAGCTGTGGTGTCTGCTTTTCCTGTCAAACTCATGTCCCTCGCTCCCCTCTGCTGGGAAAATCTTTTCGTAGCCCCCTTCTGAGGCTTACCGATGCTCTTCATTCTTCACAGGAACGCTGACAATGAGACCAGCTCCTCTACGTCAGCCAGTGATCAGAGCAGGCATCCTTTTGAGGTGAGTAagtcctctctctctcttccaacACTTTCTGCTTTGCCATTGAATTGAAGTGTTTTTCCATTGGTACGTTGTTTAAATGTTCCCCGGATTATGACAAAATTTGGGAAAGGAGATATTAATATCATCCACATGCTGCTCCTGAAATCTCTGCATGTCGTATTTTTACTGCGTGTTTTTAATAGGACCATCACTTGTAGGTTATTCTTGTTGTGAGGGGACTAAGCTGGGATTTAGTGAGCTGTCTGGGTGTGTTGCTATGCACTAGCCTCAGCTTAAAAGGCAGCAGTTACATGCAGCAGCTAAAGAGAAACCAGGGAAGCTGTAGTTATTTCTTACCTTCATCTGTAGTTTCAGTCTGTGTCTGTTCCTCACTAAGCTGCTTCTGAGAGTGCGCTGGTCCACCTGTGTCAGCCAAGGCTTGTGAGCTGCTGGGGATCTGAAGAGACCGGTCTTTGTTGGAAGGCTGGTGCAATACCAGGCGTGAAAGCTAAGagctctttctctccttcttaCAGTCTGTTCTCTGAATTCTCTCCCTCCCAGAACGTGGATCAGCACTTATTCACCTTGCCACAGGGCTATGGCCAGTTTGCCTTTGGGATCTTTGATGACAGCTTTGAATTTCCGTTCGGGTCCAATGTGCAGTCGGAAGACAACAGGGACTCTGAGAACCGGAGGGAGCGAGACCACCAGTCTCGGCATCGATACGGCGCAAGGCAGCCCCGAGCCCGTCTCACCACACGCCGTGCCGCTGGCAGGCACGAGGGAGTTCCCACGCTAGAAGGGTGAGAACAGCTGCCAGGTTCTTGTGGAGGAAGTCCCgttatttttcactgatgaaAAAGTAGCTGAAAAATTAGCTGAAAATCAGCCCGTCCCTTGTTCTCGTCAGTTTGAGGAGCAGTCTCTTAAAGACTGCTCCTGAGCACAGCTCTCCAGCGCAACTCTTCCGTAGGTGCCCGGCTTTGCCGCTGTGACCACGCTGCTGCATGGTCAGGCTTCAGCTGGGCCCGCAGCTGTTGGCGAGCTCTTGCCTTGAGTTCATAGGGGCCGTTTCCCCGGAGCACAGCGGCATGGACTACAGCGTGGCTGGGAGTTTTGACCATTAAACCTGCAATGAGAAAGCATTCCCTGGTCATTACCAGGTATTACCAAAATGTTGTCCTTGGTGTGaagggaaatgagagaaaacactGGACAACAAGACTAATGTTTCTTGAACTGCATCCCGGAGAGCCACTTGCCATCGTGTCAGAAATTATCCCCTTACgaataaaatactgaaacttCTCTTTATCAATGAATAATCAGTTCCTAAGTTGCAGTTGCTAcaggatatttttccttttccttctgatgATGCAACAGTATTTAGCCACTCCTTCCATGTCAGGTTTCTGGGCTGGGAGCTAGCAGACACTAATTCTTACATAATCCtggttttcttgtctttcagaaTTATCCAGCAGCTGGTCAATGGAATTATTGCACCTACAACAATACCAAACCTAGGACTAGGTCCTTGGTGAGTTGGAAGATGTACTGCTCTTTCTGACAGCGTTCTTGTTCGTACTCCCAGCCGAATTTAATTGTTGTCCTTATTCTTACAGGGGAGTCTTGCATTCAAATCCAATGGACTACGCGTGGGGTGCCAACGGCTTGGATGCAATTATTACACAGGTAAAACTGGCATGATAACGGAGTCTCCCGTTCTCTTGTGCAGTGCTGCAAAACTGTCAGCACCTCTTGTGATGCAGGGGGGCAAACCACTGAAGGTGCAGAAATGGGAGAC
This genomic interval from Gymnogyps californianus isolate 813 unplaced genomic scaffold, ASM1813914v2 HiC_scaffold_397, whole genome shotgun sequence contains the following:
- the RNF126 gene encoding E3 ubiquitin-protein ligase RNF126 isoform X3, with the translated sequence MGREYLICIVCIYRNADNETSSSTSASDQSRHPFENVDQHLFTLPQGYGQFAFGIFDDSFEFPFGSNVQSEDNRDSENRRERDHQSRHRYGARQPRARLTTRRAAGRHEGVPTLEGIIQQLVNGIIAPTTIPNLGLGPWGVLHSNPMDYAWGANGLDAIITQLLNQFENTGPPPADKEKIQALPTIQIAQEHVDSGLECPVCKEDYTVGENVRQLPCNHLFHNSCIVPWLEQHDTCPVCRKSLSGQNTATNPPGLTGMNFSSSSSSSSSSSPSNENSSNNS
- the RNF126 gene encoding E3 ubiquitin-protein ligase RNF126 isoform X2, whose product is MAEASPQPGRFFCHCCSAEIAPRLPDYICPRCESGFIEELPEEPRNADNETSSSTSASDQSRHPFENVDQHLFTLPQGYGQFAFGIFDDSFEFPFGSNVQSEDNRDSENRRERDHQSRHRYGARIIQQLVNGIIAPTTIPNLGLGPWGVLHSNPMDYAWGANGLDAIITQLLNQFENTGPPPADKEKIQALPTIQIAQEHVDSGLECPVCKEDYTVGENVRQLPCNHLFHNSCIVPWLEQHDTCPVCRKSLSGQNTATNPPGLTGMNFSSSSSSSSSSSPSNENSSNNS
- the RNF126 gene encoding E3 ubiquitin-protein ligase RNF126 isoform X1; the protein is MAEASPQPGRFFCHCCSAEIAPRLPDYICPRCESGFIEELPEEPRNADNETSSSTSASDQSRHPFENVDQHLFTLPQGYGQFAFGIFDDSFEFPFGSNVQSEDNRDSENRRERDHQSRHRYGARQPRARLTTRRAAGRHEGVPTLEGIIQQLVNGIIAPTTIPNLGLGPWGVLHSNPMDYAWGANGLDAIITQLLNQFENTGPPPADKEKIQALPTIQIAQEHVDSGLECPVCKEDYTVGENVRQLPCNHLFHNSCIVPWLEQHDTCPVCRKSLSGQNTATNPPGLTGMNFSSSSSSSSSSSPSNENSSNNS